A section of the Saccharomyces paradoxus strain CBS432 chromosome XII sequence genome encodes:
- the NDL1 gene encoding Ndl1p (Homolog of nuclear distribution factor NudE~similar to YLR254C) translates to MVPNLDLETALQIISSLETQLSELESATKEYENDLEQVISNLKSDLLESQQQNRCNKKQITELEIQVDELENENIQLRNKIETLQLESDRRLERNVLLEHELLDTKDALQRLKVNKEEATSGETRRNNRPLPSQNKKMKLYKDTIKVSTTCSTLYLQNMTKTNNTARNHCNIPNTQITQSTVIATTSSVQ, encoded by the coding sequence ATGGTGCCGAATTTGGATTTGGAAACAGCTTTACAAATAATCTCCTCGCTGGAGACTCAATTGAGCGAGCTTGAAAGTGCCACCAAGGAGTATGAAAACGACTTAGAACAAGTCATCTCTAACTTAAAAAGCGATCTTCTTGAGAgccaacaacaaaacaGGTGCAacaagaaacaaataaCGGAGTTAGAAATACAGGTTGATGAgttggaaaatgaaaatatccAACTAAGGAATAAGATAGAAACATTACAATTGGAGAGCGACCGACGACTGGAACGCAACGTTCTGCTGGAACACGAGTTACTCGACACCAAAGACGCGTTGCAGAGGCTGAAAGtcaacaaagaagaagccaCTAGTGGAGAGACTAGAAGAAACAATAGGCCGTTACCCagtcaaaataaaaagatgAAGTTGTACAAGGATACTATCAAAGTCTCCACCACATGTTCAACCTTATACCTGCAGAACATGACAAAAACTAACAATACCGCTAGAAATCACTGTAATATTCCAAATACCCAGATCACACAATCCACCGTGATAGCAACAACGTCTTCCGTTCAATAA
- the HAP1 gene encoding Hap1p (Zinc finger transcription factor~similar to YLR256W), with the protein MSNTPYNSSVPSIASMTQSSVSRSPNMHTVTTPGTNTSSNSPPLHMSSDSSKIKRKRNRIPLSCTICRKRKVKCDKFRPHCQQCTKTGVAHLCHYMEQTWAEEAEKELLKDNELKKLRERVKSLEKTLSKVHSSPSSNSLKSYNTPESSNLFMGSDEHSTLVSANTGSASSASHMQQQQQQQQQQQQDFSKNTNANANSSSLSISNKYDNDELDLTKDFDLLHIKSNGTIHLGATHWLSIMKGDPYLKLLWGHIFAMREKLNEWYYQKNSYSKLKSSKCPVNHAQAPPSVAAAANRKCPVDHAAFASGMVAPKEETPLPRKCPVDHTMFSSGMIPPREDTSSQKRCPVDHTMYSAGMMPSKEETLSPFSAKPMIDLNKHTMNPPQSKCPVDHRNYMKEFPSDMMNSSPNPAGRCPIDHSSMKNTTALPASAHNTIPHHQQQSGPHSRSHPLQNRKQDTYMTESEVLAILCEMLPPKRVIALFIEKFFKHLYPAIPILDEQNFKNHVNQMLSLSSMNPAVNNFGMGMPSSSSLENQPITQINLPKLSDSCNLGILIIILRLTWLSIPSNSCEVDLGEESGSFLVPNESSNMSASALTSMAKEESLLLKHETPVEALELCQKYLIKFDELSSISNNNVNLTTVQFAIFYNFYMKSASNDLTTLTNTNNTGMANPGHDSESHQILLSNITQMAFSCGLHRDPDNFPQLNATIPATTQEVSNNGNKKANPSTNANSNNSMSANTTNSSSRSGSADSRSGSNPVNKKENQVSIERFKHTWRKIWYYIVSMDVNQSLSLGSPRLLRNLRDFSDTKLPSASRIDYVRDIKELIIVKNFTLFFQIDLCIIAVLNHILNVSLARSVRKFELDSLINLLKNLTYGTENVNDVVSSLINKGLLPTSEGGSVDSNNDEIYGLPKLPDILNHGQHNQNLYADGRAASSSDIDKKLDLPHESTTRALFFSKHMTIRMLLYLLNYILFTHYEPMGSEDPGTNILAKEYAQEALNFAMDGYRNCMIFFNNIRNTNSLFDYMNVILSYPCLDIGHRSLQFIVCLILRAKCGPLTGMRESSIITNGTSSGFNSSVEDEDVKVKQESSDELKKDDFMKDVNLDSGDSLAEILMSRMLLFQKLTKQLSKKYNYAIRMNKSTGFFVSLLDTPSKKSDSKSGSSFMLGNWKHPKVSNMSGFLAGDKDQLQRCPVYQDALGFVSPTGANEGSAPMQGLALQGSTARMGGTQLPPIRSYKPITYTSSNLRRMNEAGEAEAKRRRFNDSYVDNNNSDIPRGISPKPSNGLSSVQPLLSSFSMNQLNGNTIPTVPSLTNITSQMGALPSLDRITTNQINLPDPSRDEGFDNSIKQMTPMTSAFMNANTSIPSSTMNGNMNMNGAGTANTDTSANGSALSTLTSPQGSDLASNSATQYKPDLEDFLMQNSNFNGLMINPSSLVEVVGGYNDPNNLGRNDAVDFLPVDNVEIDGLVDFYRADFPIWE; encoded by the coding sequence ATGTCGAATACCCCTTATAATTCATCTGTGCCTTCCATTGCATCCATGACCCAGTCTTCTGTCTCAAGAAGTCCCAACATGCACACAGTAACTACCCCCGGTACCAATACCAGCTCTAACTCTCCACCCTTACACATGTCTTCAGATTCCTCCAAGATCAAAAGGAAGCGTAACAGAATTCCGCTCAGTTGTACCATCTGtcggaaaagaaaagttaaGTGTGATAAGTTTAGGCCTCATTGCCAGCAGTGTACTAAAACTGGGGTGGCCCATCTCTGCCATTACATGGAACAGACTTGGGCTGAAGAGGCAGAGAAGGAATTGTTGAAGGACAACGAATTAAAAAAACTGAGGGAACGTGTAAAATCTTTAGAGAAGACTCTTTCTAAAGTGCACTCTTCCCCTTCTTCTAACTCTTTAAAGAGCTACAACACTCCCGAGAGCAGCAACCTGTTTATGGGTAGTGATGAACACTCCACCCTTGTTAGCGCAAATACAGGGTCCGCTTCCTCCGCCTCGCATatgcaacagcagcagcagcaacagcagcagcagcagcaagacttttccaaaaatacGAACGCCAATgcaaattcttcatccCTTTCCATCTCAAATAAATACGATAACGATGAGTTGGACTTAACCAAGGACTTTGATCTTTTACATATTAAGAGTAATGGTACCATCCACTTGGGTGCCACTCACTGGTTGTCTATCATGAAAGGTGACCCGTACCTAAAACTTTTGTGGGGTCATATCTTTGCAATGAGGGAAAAGTTAAATGAATGGTactaccaaaaaaattcgtACTCTAAGCTTAAGTCAAGCAAATGTCCCGTAAATCATGCGCAAGCACCTCCTTCTGTTGCTGCCGCCGCCAATAGAAAATGCCCTGTCGATCATGCCGCGTTTGCATCCGGAATGGTCGCCCCAAAGGAGGAGACTCCTCTTCCAAGGAAATGTCCCGTTGACCACACTATGTTTTCCTCGGGAATGATTCCTCCCAGAGAGGATACTTCCTCCCAGAAGAGGTGTCCCGTTGACCACACCATGTATTCTGCAGGAATGATGCCGTCCAAGGAAGAGACACTTTCCCCATTTTCTGCCAAACCTATGATAGACCTCAATAAGCATACAATGAATCCGCCTCAGTCAAAGTGTCCTGTGGACCATAGAAACTACATGAAGGAATTCCCCTCTGATATGATGAATTCTTCTCCCAACCCCGCTGGTCGTTGCCCCATTGACCATTCAAGTATGAAAAATACCACTGCCTTGCCAGCCTCTGCTCACAATACTATTCCACACCATCAACAACAATCAGGGCCTCATTCTCGTTCGCATCCTTTACAGAACAGAAAACAGGATACCTACATGACAGAATCCGAAGTCCTCGCAATACTTTGTGAGATGTTGCCGCCCAAGCGCGTCATCGCACTATTCATCgagaaattcttcaaacaTTTATACCCTGCCATTCCAATCTTAGATGAAcagaatttcaaaaatcacGTGAATCAAATGCTTTCGCTATCATCGATGAACCCCGCTGTCAACAACTTCGGCATGGGCATGCCATCCTCGTCTTCATTGGAGAACCAACCCATAACACAAATCAACCTTCCAAAACTTTCCGATTCTTGTAATTTAGGtattttgataataatCTTGAGACTGACATGGCTATCCATACCCTCCAACTCCTGCGAAGTCGACCTGGGAGAAGAAAGTGGCTCATTCTTAGTACCTAATGAGTCGAGCAATATGTCTGCATCTGCATTGACCTCAATGGCTAAGGAGGAATCCCTTCTGCTAAAACATGAAACACCGGTCGAGGCACTGGAACTTTGTCAAAAATACTTAATTAAATTTGATGAGCTTTCTAGTATTTCCAATAACAACGTTAATTTAACCACAGTGCaatttgccattttttaCAACTTTTATATGAAAAGTGCCTCCAACGATTTGACTACTTTGACAAATACCAACAACACTGGTATGGCCAACCCTGGCCATGATTCCGAGTCGCATCAGATCCTTTTGTCCAATATTACTCAAATGGCCTTTAGTTGTGGGTTACACAGAGACCCTGATAATTTTCCTCAATTAAACGCCACCATTCCAGCAACTACTCAGGAGGTGTCCAACAACGGCAACAAAAAGGCAAACCCTAGCACCAAtgcaaattcaaataacaGCATGTCTGCTAACACTACCAATAGCAGTAGCAGATCCGGAAGCGCTGATTCAAGAAGCGGATCAAACCCCGTAAACAAGAAGGAAAACCAGGTTAGTattgaaagatttaaaCACACCTggagaaaaatttggtatTACATTGTTAGCATGGACGTTAACCAATCTCTTTCCTTGGGAAGTCCTCGACTACTAAGAAATTTGAGAGACTTTAGCGATACGAAGCTACCAAGTGCTTCAAGAATTGATTATGTTCGCGACATCAAGGAGCTAATCATTGTCAAGAattttactctttttttccagatTGATCTATGTATTATTGCTGTATTAAATCACATTTTGAATGTTTCTTTGGCAAGAAGTGTGAGAAAATTCGAATTAGATTCATTGATtaatttgttgaaaaatttgaccTATGGTACCGAGAACGTCAATGATGTAGTGAGCTCTTTGATCAATAAAGGGTTATTACCTACTTCAGAAGGTGGTTCTGTAGATTCAAATAACGATGAAATTTATGGTCTACCGAAACTACCCGATATTCTAAACCATGGTCAACATAACCAAAACTTGTACGCTGATGGTAGAGCCGCCTCTAGTAGTGATATAGATAAGAAATTGGATTTGCCTCATGAATCTACAACGAGAgctctatttttttccaagcATATGACAATTAGAATGCTGCTATACTTATTGAACTACATTTTGTTTACTCATTATGAACCAATGGGGAGCGAAGATCCTGGTACTAATATTTTAGCCAAGGAATACGCCCAAGAGGCATTAAACTTTGCCATGGACGGATACAGGAACTGtatgattttctttaataataTCAGAAATACTAATTCACTATTCGATTATATGAATGTTATCCTATCTTACCCTTGTTTGGATATTGGTCACCGTTCTTTACAATTCATCGTTTGTTTGATCTTAAGAGCTAAATGTGGCCCATTGACTGGTATGCGTGAATCGTCAATTATTACTAACGGTACATCAAGCGGATTTAATAGTTCAGTAGAAGATGAGGACGTTAAGGTTAAACAAGAATCCTctgatgaattgaaaaaagacgATTTTATGAAAGACGTCAACTTAGATTCAGGTGATTCGTTAGCAGAAATCCTCATGTCAAGAATGCTGctgtttcaaaaattaacGAAACAActatcaaagaaatataatTACGCCATTCGTATGAATAAGTCTACTGGATTTTTTGTATCTTTACTAGATACTCCTTCAAAGAAATCAGACTCGAAATCGGGTAGTTCATTCATGTTGGGTAATTGGAAACATCCAAAGGTTTCAAATATGAGCGGATTTCTTGCTGGCGACAAAGATCAACTGCAGAGATGTCCCGTATACCAAGATGCGCTGGGGTTCGTTAGCCCGACTGGTGCTAATGAAGGTTCTGCTCCAATGCAAGGCTTGGCCTTACAGGGCTCCACTGCTAGGATGGGAGGGACTCAGTTACCACCAATTAGATCATACAAGCCTATCACGTACACCAGTAGTAATCTACGTCGTATGAATGAAGCGGGCGAGGCAGAAGCcaagagaagaagatttaatGATAGTTATGTtgataacaacaacagcgATATACCTAGAGGAATCAGTCCAAAACCTTCAAATGGGCTATCATCGGTGCAGCCACTTTTGTCATCATTTTCCATGAACCAGCTAAACGGAAATACCATTCCAACAGTACCATCATTAACCAACATTACTTCGCAAATGGGTGCTTTACCATCTTTAGATAGGATTACCACTAATCAAATAAATTTGCCAGACCCATCGAGAGATGAAGGATTTGACAACTCTATCAAGCAAATGACGCCTATGACAAGTGCATTCATGAATGCTAATACCTCAATTCCAAGCTCGACCATGAATGGAAATATGAACATGAATGGAGCTGGAACTGCGAATACAGATACAAGTGCCAACGGCAGTGCTTTATCGACACTGACAAGTCCACAGGGTTCAGATTTAGCATCCAATTCTGCTACCCAGTATAAACCTGACttagaagattttttgatgcAAAATTCTAACTTTAACGGGTTAATGATAAATCCGTCGAGTTTGGTAGAAGTTGTTGGTGGATACAATGATCCTAATAACCTTGGGAGAAATGACGCGGTTGATTTTCTACCCGTTGATAATGTTGAAATTGATGGATTAGTTGATTTTTATAGAGCAGATTTTCCAATATGGGAGTGA